The following is a genomic window from Mycolicibacterium sp. TY81.
AATCTGGCAACCGAGGCAGATGCCGAAGGCAGCGTTCAGGAAGGCGGCGATCAACGCGAACGCGGTGGCACCGAGTCCCAGGGCGGTGATACCCGTCGCGAAGCCGACGAATCCCGCGATGGCGAACAGCAGGCCCACGAGTTGGGCGAACTTCAGCGGTGCGACCGGTTCCTTCTCCGACACCGGCGCCAGCCGCGGCGCGATGAAGGTGGCGAAGATCCGGCCATAGGGGTGCTTGCGCGGGCCGCCGATCGCGCCGATCGCGAACACCACGGCCTGCACGCCGAGGATCACGGCCGCGGCGATCGGGCTGACAGCCGACACCAGCAGCGCAGCGATCAGCACCGCGGTGGTGACCCAGGCTGCGAAGCGGGGTCCACGCACGTCGACCTGCGGGGTTTCGATGGAATTGTCTGACATGGGAAAGCTCCTGTTGTTTGTGATCGTGGACTGGCCACAGAAGGGCTGCTCGGAGCGCAACACGAAATGACGGCGCGGCTACTCAGCAGCTACAACAACAACAGCAACAACCCGCAACGCGGCACAGATCTACTGCGCGACGCTTGGTGAGCAGGAGCTCGCGGGGGGCCAACACGGCAGACAGCTTACCCAAAGACGGGGTGGTCAGGCCAACAGCGGTAGCAGGGCCTCGCGCAGATCAGCGGATTTCGGGACGCCCGCGGTGCGGTACCGCTGCTGCCCCGCGGCGTCGAAGATGAACGTCGTCGGCAGCGAGAGCACCGACAGTCGTCGGGCCGCAACGGGATTGGCGTCCAGATCGAGCTCGACATGCGCGACCCCGAGGTCATCACAGACCTGGTCGACGACGCGGCGCACGGCCGCACAGGGTCCGCACCACGTTGCGCTGAAATGCACGACGGTCGGGCCGGTGGTCGACAGGCCGAGGTCGGCGTTGTCGTTTTCGGCCGACGTCTCGGCCGGCACGACTTCCTTCATCAGGCCGGCGCGCAGCGTCAGCAGACGCCCGATGATGTACGCGATCCCGAGCGCGGCGACCAGGACCGTCAGCACCACGACTGTGGAGTTCATGATTGTCTGAACCCATCCAGGGGCACGGTTACTCCCGTGGCGATGCCTTCGATGATGACGTCGGAGCCGCGCGCCCCCTCGCTGGTCGGCGTGAGCCCGAACGGCAGCTTCATCCCCGGCATCGTGGTGGAGAAGGCCCGCAGGACCGCGGCCTTCTTGTCGTCGGGCACCTTTTCTTCCGCCGTGCCCGGACCGGTGAGCACATCGGTCGCCGTGAACACCAGGTTCGTGTGGTCGGCGCCGGTGATGGACAGGTCCACCGAGACGCTGACGCGCTTGTTCAGGCCGGCGGCGGCCGGGGTCCCGGTGAACACGAGGCCGTGGTTCTCGGAGATACCGGATTCGGTGGTGCCGCCGGTGGCGTCGTTGGAATCGTTGGTCGGGGCTTCCACCAACAGGTCCTTGATACCCATGAAGCGGCCGACATGGGTCGAGTCGACGATGATGCGGCTTTCCAGCTTGGCCGCGGTCAACTTGGCGTCGGGTCCGATCAGCCAGGACTTGGGCGTCGCGACCATGTCGTACAGCGTGGCCTCGATGGACGCCTTGCCCACGACGGGGTGCGCGACGGCGGCGGCTTTGACCTCGACCTGCTGGTAGCGGCCCCGCGCCGCCTGGGTTCCGAACGGGAAACCGAGGATCGACACCCACGGATCGAAGTGCAGGTGGGCGGCGGTCCGGACACTGCGCGCCATGCGGTATTCGGCGAAGATCGCGAAGCCGAAATCGGTGCCGACGACCGCGAGGATCAGCACGACCACTGGGATCAGCAGCCGGGTCAGCACCTTACGCATCCGGACATTCTGGCGTACGCCCAGGCACGCAGCGTCGCGACCGGCCGTTCCAAGCCGCTAAATCGCAGGTGGCAAGCTATCGTTAGATGATCTTGGCCGGTAACGGCCATGTGTCAGCCATGATTCTCCGGAGTTGAATCGGATTGAACTGCGACAGCGTCGTCGCGGGGGAACGTCCGGTGCGGCCCCGGACGTACTGGAGGACCCGTTGGATCTTCTGCTACTGACCGTCGACCCGCACCCGGAGTCTGTACTCCCGGCGCTGGCGCTGCTGCCGCACAGCGTGCGGCCGGCACCCACCGAGGTGTCGTCGTTGCTGGAAGCCGGCAACGCCGATGTGGCGATCGTCGACGCGCGCACTGATCTCGCGGCCGCCCGCGGACTCTGTCGTCTGCTGGGCAGCACCGGTGCCTCCGTCCCCGTGGTGGCCGTGGTCAACGAAGGCGGCCTGGTCGCCGTCAACGTCGAATGGGGCATCGACGAAATCCTGCTGCCCGGCACCGGGCCCGCCGAGATCGACGCGCGGCTGCGGCTGCTGGTGGGACGCCGTAACGGCGTCGCCGACCAACAGAGCGCCGGCAAGATCACGCTCGGCGAGCTCGTCATCGACGAGGGCACCTACACCGCCCG
Proteins encoded in this region:
- a CDS encoding DUF4395 domain-containing protein, which codes for MSDNSIETPQVDVRGPRFAAWVTTAVLIAALLVSAVSPIAAAVILGVQAVVFAIGAIGGPRKHPYGRIFATFIAPRLAPVSEKEPVAPLKFAQLVGLLFAIAGFVGFATGITALGLGATAFALIAAFLNAAFGICLGCQIYPLVARLRRTGVPAT
- a CDS encoding Ms5788A family Cys-rich leader peptide, with the translated sequence MLAPRELLLTKRRAVDLCRVAGCCCCCCSC
- a CDS encoding thioredoxin family protein, yielding MNSTVVVLTVLVAALGIAYIIGRLLTLRAGLMKEVVPAETSAENDNADLGLSTTGPTVVHFSATWCGPCAAVRRVVDQVCDDLGVAHVELDLDANPVAARRLSVLSLPTTFIFDAAGQQRYRTAGVPKSADLREALLPLLA
- the lmeA gene encoding mannan chain length control protein LmeA is translated as MRKVLTRLLIPVVVLILAVVGTDFGFAIFAEYRMARSVRTAAHLHFDPWVSILGFPFGTQAARGRYQQVEVKAAAVAHPVVGKASIEATLYDMVATPKSWLIGPDAKLTAAKLESRIIVDSTHVGRFMGIKDLLVEAPTNDSNDATGGTTESGISENHGLVFTGTPAAAGLNKRVSVSVDLSITGADHTNLVFTATDVLTGPGTAEEKVPDDKKAAVLRAFSTTMPGMKLPFGLTPTSEGARGSDVIIEGIATGVTVPLDGFRQS
- a CDS encoding response regulator transcription factor; translated protein: MDLLLLTVDPHPESVLPALALLPHSVRPAPTEVSSLLEAGNADVAIVDARTDLAAARGLCRLLGSTGASVPVVAVVNEGGLVAVNVEWGIDEILLPGTGPAEIDARLRLLVGRRNGVADQQSAGKITLGELVIDEGTYTARLRGKPLDLTYKEFELLKYLAQHAGRVFTRAQLLQEVWGYDFFGGTRTVDVHVRRLRAKLGPDYESLIGTVRNVGYKAVRPARGRTNGAAESVDDVDDEDDGDSGDVENGARQTQPAQ